In one window of Miscanthus floridulus cultivar M001 chromosome 12, ASM1932011v1, whole genome shotgun sequence DNA:
- the LOC136497305 gene encoding uncharacterized protein: protein MIRDPLNQNHKLQQDTFISLSLLQSPIQVSAVGPAMGQAWGNLQDKLQGRRWKEHQVRKITDKVFDRLTEDAQKREKEALRFEEVYIAVLCVYNDINKYLPGPHHDPPSKEKLKAMMDEYDVNLDGLLDREEFAEFIRKLTADSLCTISVKLLITLVAAPALAMATKRATEGVPGVGKVVRKMPNALYASAITLGVVLVQKSAEGVE, encoded by the exons ATGATTAGGGATCCGCTAAACCAGAATCACAAACTTCAGCAAGATACCTTTATTTCCCTTTCCCTTTTGCAGAGCCCCATCCAGGTCTCCGCCGTCGGCCCGGCCATGGGGCAAGCCTGGGGCAATCTTCAAGACAAACTTCAAG GGCGGCGGTGGAAGGAGCACCAGGTGAGGAAGATCACCGACAAGGTGTTCGACCGCCTCACGGAGGACGCCCAGAAGCGCGAGAAGGAGGCCCTCAGATTCGAGGAGGTCTACATCGCCGTCCTCTGCGTCTACAA TGACATCAACAAGTACTTGCCGGGGCCGCACCACGATCCCCCGTCCAAGGAGAAGCTCAAGGCCATGATGGAT GAGTATGACGTGAACCTGGACGGGCTCCTGGACCGCGAGGAGTTCGCGGAGTTCATCCGGAAGCTGACCGCGGACTCGCTGTGCACGATCAGCGTGAAGCTGCTGATCACGCTGGTGGCGGCGCCGGCGCTGGCGATGGCGACCAAGCGGGCGACGGAGGGCGTCCCCGGCGTGGGCAAGGTGGTGCGCAAGATGCCCAACGCGCTCTATGCCTCCGCCATCACCCTGGGCGTCGTGCTGGTGCAGAAATCCGCCGAGGGCGTCGAGTGA
- the LOC136497304 gene encoding uncharacterized protein isoform X1 yields MSSSSSKSNFFGRAWDRARGNHVSLPCTRTSRHRHFCNLVLYWSLCSALLMRKFIHLRSLAGKTDVERICKRVFEDLADKNTGLLDINSLHVATLMVYNSINKQLVGPHKDPPCLNTIAEKMKAYRDKKAILFTEFQELILEWVHKDLRLVLANKAAVAILGAPLLAVTAKNAARQVPRISDAVEQVPTPLLATVFSVGLMLLQDVRLGKQRE; encoded by the exons atgtcgtcgtcctcgtccaaGTCTAACTTCTTCGGTCGCGCGTGGGACAGAGCACGTGGTAACCACGTTTCCCTGCCCTGCACGCGCACCTCTCGCCATCGCCATTTCTGCAACCTCGTGTTATATTGGTCTCTCTGCTCCGCTCTGCTCATGAGAAAGTTCATCCATCTGCGTTCGCTTGCAGGCAAGACTGATGTCGAAAGAATTTGCAAGAGAGTCTTCGAGGACCTGGCGGACAAGAACACGGGGCTCCTGGACATCAACTCCCTTCACGTCGCCACCCTCATGGTTTACAA TTCGATCAACAAGCAGTTAGTCGGCCCTCACAAGGACCCTCCCTGCCTGAACACCATCGCCGAGAAAATGAAG GCGTACCGCGACAAGAAAGCGATACTGTTCACGGAGTTCCAGGAGCTGATCCTCGAGTGGGTGCACAAGGACCTGCGGCTGGTGCTCGCGAACAAGGCCGCCGTCGCGATCCTGGGCGCGCCGCTGCTCGCCGTGACGGCCAAGAACGCCGCCAGGCAGGTGCCGAGGATAAGCGACGCCGTGGAGCAGGTGCCCACGCCGCTGCTCGCCACCGTCTTCTCCGTCGGGCTCATGCTCCTGCAGGACGTCCGGCTGGGCAAGCAGAGGGAGTGA
- the LOC136497304 gene encoding uncharacterized protein isoform X2 has protein sequence MSSSSSKSNFFGRAWDRARGKTDVERICKRVFEDLADKNTGLLDINSLHVATLMVYNSINKQLVGPHKDPPCLNTIAEKMKAYRDKKAILFTEFQELILEWVHKDLRLVLANKAAVAILGAPLLAVTAKNAARQVPRISDAVEQVPTPLLATVFSVGLMLLQDVRLGKQRE, from the exons atgtcgtcgtcctcgtccaaGTCTAACTTCTTCGGTCGCGCGTGGGACAGAGCACGTG GCAAGACTGATGTCGAAAGAATTTGCAAGAGAGTCTTCGAGGACCTGGCGGACAAGAACACGGGGCTCCTGGACATCAACTCCCTTCACGTCGCCACCCTCATGGTTTACAA TTCGATCAACAAGCAGTTAGTCGGCCCTCACAAGGACCCTCCCTGCCTGAACACCATCGCCGAGAAAATGAAG GCGTACCGCGACAAGAAAGCGATACTGTTCACGGAGTTCCAGGAGCTGATCCTCGAGTGGGTGCACAAGGACCTGCGGCTGGTGCTCGCGAACAAGGCCGCCGTCGCGATCCTGGGCGCGCCGCTGCTCGCCGTGACGGCCAAGAACGCCGCCAGGCAGGTGCCGAGGATAAGCGACGCCGTGGAGCAGGTGCCCACGCCGCTGCTCGCCACCGTCTTCTCCGTCGGGCTCATGCTCCTGCAGGACGTCCGGCTGGGCAAGCAGAGGGAGTGA
- the LOC136497290 gene encoding uncharacterized protein isoform X1, producing the protein MDKTPKSVSSSCNSDDGVPEATGMEKVLSDLNALKKLYGLLQRLDETSRALLKKLLDGATRQALLKQAKALSTASDSVIPFSLGLTSPKKTDQTASPSSSFINNKEAEMEQILSDLQALTRLYMLLHKGPADENLDEASRDLLMKILEDATQEAVRRQAKMLSGSLVSPALERKLSTRSDCRTRHADPRVRPVTSPRPSLLDIERPRRLNLQHSTVSSRSGLHVDGHRHAAEEHPLARLASKHSSRTALPARHRPSQEQRHSSLSLHRFPAAGTSRHGTVTGGTRLADCRDSIRRSSGRGDQWSPERSSWRSVSRELSLGPSSRLHGRATPRYVETESSSSVHLFERMDSGLSLSMTSRHGVEHAERGVATPERSSSSNTMATIQNRIRPSNNLLNEGSLHRSAAEERRTSRGRQQGSDVSSADMSSSSMSSGSRSSSGAASLSASTSPMASPAPRPFANPYYYSPPVMTRGIAPPVYAPEVSRSMRRRRRQEILEKRVARLRMLKDKIATVFHHRHDHHHHHHHLGGGHESGPSSRSVVRGAGHFNSPWQYFTSMFHRAKGKDKNAWSRTVVGVPEKRRGGGGNMHALFDAVQRHLKGKRRAPAGMKLRRKASRVRGKKMHWWQRGMAGVTAGSRPRRRLGHGKAGWL; encoded by the exons ATGGATAAAACACCGAAGTCGGTATCCTCGTCTTGCAACAGCGACG ATGGAGTGCCAGAAGCAACAGGGATGGAGAAAGTGTTGTCTGATTTGAATGCGCTCAAGAAGCTATACGGGCTGCTTCAAAGG TTAGATGAGACGTCCAGGGCCCTTCTGAAGAAGTTGCTTGATGGTGCTACCCGCCAGGCTCTCCTGAAACAGGCAAAG GCTCTTAGTACTGCTTCTGATTCGGTGATTCCGTTTTCTCTTGGTTTGACGTCTCCAAAGAAAACGGATCAAACAGCGTCGCCGAGTTCATCATTTATTAACAACA AAGAAGCGGAGATGGAGCAAATTTTGTCTGATCTGCAGGCGCTTACGAGGCTATACATGCTGCTTCACAAGGGTCCGGCAGATGAAAAT TTAGATGAGGCATCCAGGGATCTTCTGATGAAGATACTGGAAGATGCTACCCAGGAGGCTGTCCGGAGGCAGGCAAAG ATGCTGTCAGGTTCTCTAGTGTCCCCTGCGCTAGAGAGAAAGCTCTCCACGCGATCAGACTGCCGGACACGGCATGCCGATCCGCGTGTGAGGCCGGTAACATCACCCAGACCCAGCCTCCTGGACATTGAGCGACCGCGCCGGCTAAACCTGCAACATTCTACAGTGTCAAGCCGATCTGGCCTCCACGTCGACGGCCATCGCCATGCAGCGGAAGAGCATCCCCTTGCTCGCCTCGCCTCCAAGCACTCGTCAAGAACCGCATTGCCGGCACGGCACCGTCCAAGCCAAGAGCAGCGGCACTCCAGCCTCAGCCTCCACCGTTTCCCCGCAGCTGGAACGTCGAGACATGGCACGGTGACTGGAGGTACTCGGCTTGCCGATTGCCGGGACAGCATCCGTCGCAGCTCCGGCCGTGGTGACCAATGGTCGCCGGAACGCAGCAGCTGGCGTTCCGTGTCACGAGAGCTGTCTCTGGGGCCGTCGTCAAGGCTGCATGGCCGCGCCACCCCGCGGTACGTCGAAACCGAGAGCTCCTCCTCGGTGCATCTCTTCGAGAGGATGGACTCTGGGTTGTCCCTGAGCATGACGTCGCGTCATGGTGTGGAGCACGCCGAACGCGGCGTGGCTACGCCGGAACGCTCTTCCTCGAGCAACACGATGGCAACCATACAGAACCGTATCAGACCAAGCAACAATCTTCTCAATGAGGGCTCCCTACACCGATCTGCAGCAGAAGAAAGGAGGACTTCGCGCGGGAGGCAACAAGGCAGCGATGTTTCCAGCGCGGACATGTCCAGCAGCAGCATGTCCAGCGGCAGCAGAAGCTCATCGGGCGCCGCCAGCCTGTCTGCCTCCACGAGCCCGATGGCGTCGCCGGCGCCGCGTCCTTTTGCTAATCCCTACTACTACTCGCCACCGGTGATGACACGGGGCATTGCGCCGCCGGTGTACGCACCTGaggtgtcgcgctcaatgaggaGGCGACGTCGGCAGGAAATCCTGGAGAAGCGGGTGGCGCGGCTGCGGATGCTCAAGGACAAAATCGCCACGGTGTTCCATCACCGCCacgaccatcaccaccaccaccaccacctcgggGGCGGCCATGAGTCAGGCCCCTCGTCCAGGAGTGTCGTCCGCGGCGCAGGCCACTTCAACTCGCCGTGGCAGTACTTTACGAGCATGTTCCACCGCGCGAAAGGGAAAGATAAGAACGCTTGGAGCCGGACGGTGGTAGGCGTGCCGGAGAAGAGGCGCGGCGGTGGCGGGAACATGCACGCGCTATTTGACGCGGTGCAGCGGCACTTGAAGGGCAAGCGGAGGGCACCGGCAGGCATGAAACTGAGGAGGAAGGCCAGCCGGGTGCGGGGCAAGAAGATGCATTGGTGGCAGCGGGGCATGGCAGGGGTGACGGCGGGCAGTAGACCACGACGCCGTTTAGGACATGGAAAGGCAGGGTGGCTGTAG
- the LOC136497290 gene encoding uncharacterized protein isoform X2 — protein MDKTPKSVSSSCNSDDGVPEATGMEKVLSDLNALKKLYGLLQRLDETSRALLKKLLDGATRQALLKQAKALSTASDSVIPFSLGLTSPKKTDQTASPSSSFINNKAEMEQILSDLQALTRLYMLLHKGPADENLDEASRDLLMKILEDATQEAVRRQAKMLSGSLVSPALERKLSTRSDCRTRHADPRVRPVTSPRPSLLDIERPRRLNLQHSTVSSRSGLHVDGHRHAAEEHPLARLASKHSSRTALPARHRPSQEQRHSSLSLHRFPAAGTSRHGTVTGGTRLADCRDSIRRSSGRGDQWSPERSSWRSVSRELSLGPSSRLHGRATPRYVETESSSSVHLFERMDSGLSLSMTSRHGVEHAERGVATPERSSSSNTMATIQNRIRPSNNLLNEGSLHRSAAEERRTSRGRQQGSDVSSADMSSSSMSSGSRSSSGAASLSASTSPMASPAPRPFANPYYYSPPVMTRGIAPPVYAPEVSRSMRRRRRQEILEKRVARLRMLKDKIATVFHHRHDHHHHHHHLGGGHESGPSSRSVVRGAGHFNSPWQYFTSMFHRAKGKDKNAWSRTVVGVPEKRRGGGGNMHALFDAVQRHLKGKRRAPAGMKLRRKASRVRGKKMHWWQRGMAGVTAGSRPRRRLGHGKAGWL, from the exons ATGGATAAAACACCGAAGTCGGTATCCTCGTCTTGCAACAGCGACG ATGGAGTGCCAGAAGCAACAGGGATGGAGAAAGTGTTGTCTGATTTGAATGCGCTCAAGAAGCTATACGGGCTGCTTCAAAGG TTAGATGAGACGTCCAGGGCCCTTCTGAAGAAGTTGCTTGATGGTGCTACCCGCCAGGCTCTCCTGAAACAGGCAAAG GCTCTTAGTACTGCTTCTGATTCGGTGATTCCGTTTTCTCTTGGTTTGACGTCTCCAAAGAAAACGGATCAAACAGCGTCGCCGAGTTCATCATTTATTAACAACA AAGCGGAGATGGAGCAAATTTTGTCTGATCTGCAGGCGCTTACGAGGCTATACATGCTGCTTCACAAGGGTCCGGCAGATGAAAAT TTAGATGAGGCATCCAGGGATCTTCTGATGAAGATACTGGAAGATGCTACCCAGGAGGCTGTCCGGAGGCAGGCAAAG ATGCTGTCAGGTTCTCTAGTGTCCCCTGCGCTAGAGAGAAAGCTCTCCACGCGATCAGACTGCCGGACACGGCATGCCGATCCGCGTGTGAGGCCGGTAACATCACCCAGACCCAGCCTCCTGGACATTGAGCGACCGCGCCGGCTAAACCTGCAACATTCTACAGTGTCAAGCCGATCTGGCCTCCACGTCGACGGCCATCGCCATGCAGCGGAAGAGCATCCCCTTGCTCGCCTCGCCTCCAAGCACTCGTCAAGAACCGCATTGCCGGCACGGCACCGTCCAAGCCAAGAGCAGCGGCACTCCAGCCTCAGCCTCCACCGTTTCCCCGCAGCTGGAACGTCGAGACATGGCACGGTGACTGGAGGTACTCGGCTTGCCGATTGCCGGGACAGCATCCGTCGCAGCTCCGGCCGTGGTGACCAATGGTCGCCGGAACGCAGCAGCTGGCGTTCCGTGTCACGAGAGCTGTCTCTGGGGCCGTCGTCAAGGCTGCATGGCCGCGCCACCCCGCGGTACGTCGAAACCGAGAGCTCCTCCTCGGTGCATCTCTTCGAGAGGATGGACTCTGGGTTGTCCCTGAGCATGACGTCGCGTCATGGTGTGGAGCACGCCGAACGCGGCGTGGCTACGCCGGAACGCTCTTCCTCGAGCAACACGATGGCAACCATACAGAACCGTATCAGACCAAGCAACAATCTTCTCAATGAGGGCTCCCTACACCGATCTGCAGCAGAAGAAAGGAGGACTTCGCGCGGGAGGCAACAAGGCAGCGATGTTTCCAGCGCGGACATGTCCAGCAGCAGCATGTCCAGCGGCAGCAGAAGCTCATCGGGCGCCGCCAGCCTGTCTGCCTCCACGAGCCCGATGGCGTCGCCGGCGCCGCGTCCTTTTGCTAATCCCTACTACTACTCGCCACCGGTGATGACACGGGGCATTGCGCCGCCGGTGTACGCACCTGaggtgtcgcgctcaatgaggaGGCGACGTCGGCAGGAAATCCTGGAGAAGCGGGTGGCGCGGCTGCGGATGCTCAAGGACAAAATCGCCACGGTGTTCCATCACCGCCacgaccatcaccaccaccaccaccacctcgggGGCGGCCATGAGTCAGGCCCCTCGTCCAGGAGTGTCGTCCGCGGCGCAGGCCACTTCAACTCGCCGTGGCAGTACTTTACGAGCATGTTCCACCGCGCGAAAGGGAAAGATAAGAACGCTTGGAGCCGGACGGTGGTAGGCGTGCCGGAGAAGAGGCGCGGCGGTGGCGGGAACATGCACGCGCTATTTGACGCGGTGCAGCGGCACTTGAAGGGCAAGCGGAGGGCACCGGCAGGCATGAAACTGAGGAGGAAGGCCAGCCGGGTGCGGGGCAAGAAGATGCATTGGTGGCAGCGGGGCATGGCAGGGGTGACGGCGGGCAGTAGACCACGACGCCGTTTAGGACATGGAAAGGCAGGGTGGCTGTAG
- the LOC136497290 gene encoding uncharacterized protein isoform X3, which translates to MMARLIFVQLDETSRALLKKLLDGATRQALLKQAKALSTASDSVIPFSLGLTSPKKTDQTASPSSSFINNKEAEMEQILSDLQALTRLYMLLHKGPADENLDEASRDLLMKILEDATQEAVRRQAKMLSGSLVSPALERKLSTRSDCRTRHADPRVRPVTSPRPSLLDIERPRRLNLQHSTVSSRSGLHVDGHRHAAEEHPLARLASKHSSRTALPARHRPSQEQRHSSLSLHRFPAAGTSRHGTVTGGTRLADCRDSIRRSSGRGDQWSPERSSWRSVSRELSLGPSSRLHGRATPRYVETESSSSVHLFERMDSGLSLSMTSRHGVEHAERGVATPERSSSSNTMATIQNRIRPSNNLLNEGSLHRSAAEERRTSRGRQQGSDVSSADMSSSSMSSGSRSSSGAASLSASTSPMASPAPRPFANPYYYSPPVMTRGIAPPVYAPEVSRSMRRRRRQEILEKRVARLRMLKDKIATVFHHRHDHHHHHHHLGGGHESGPSSRSVVRGAGHFNSPWQYFTSMFHRAKGKDKNAWSRTVVGVPEKRRGGGGNMHALFDAVQRHLKGKRRAPAGMKLRRKASRVRGKKMHWWQRGMAGVTAGSRPRRRLGHGKAGWL; encoded by the exons ATGATGGCACGTTTAATATTTGTGCAGTTAGATGAGACGTCCAGGGCCCTTCTGAAGAAGTTGCTTGATGGTGCTACCCGCCAGGCTCTCCTGAAACAGGCAAAG GCTCTTAGTACTGCTTCTGATTCGGTGATTCCGTTTTCTCTTGGTTTGACGTCTCCAAAGAAAACGGATCAAACAGCGTCGCCGAGTTCATCATTTATTAACAACA AAGAAGCGGAGATGGAGCAAATTTTGTCTGATCTGCAGGCGCTTACGAGGCTATACATGCTGCTTCACAAGGGTCCGGCAGATGAAAAT TTAGATGAGGCATCCAGGGATCTTCTGATGAAGATACTGGAAGATGCTACCCAGGAGGCTGTCCGGAGGCAGGCAAAG ATGCTGTCAGGTTCTCTAGTGTCCCCTGCGCTAGAGAGAAAGCTCTCCACGCGATCAGACTGCCGGACACGGCATGCCGATCCGCGTGTGAGGCCGGTAACATCACCCAGACCCAGCCTCCTGGACATTGAGCGACCGCGCCGGCTAAACCTGCAACATTCTACAGTGTCAAGCCGATCTGGCCTCCACGTCGACGGCCATCGCCATGCAGCGGAAGAGCATCCCCTTGCTCGCCTCGCCTCCAAGCACTCGTCAAGAACCGCATTGCCGGCACGGCACCGTCCAAGCCAAGAGCAGCGGCACTCCAGCCTCAGCCTCCACCGTTTCCCCGCAGCTGGAACGTCGAGACATGGCACGGTGACTGGAGGTACTCGGCTTGCCGATTGCCGGGACAGCATCCGTCGCAGCTCCGGCCGTGGTGACCAATGGTCGCCGGAACGCAGCAGCTGGCGTTCCGTGTCACGAGAGCTGTCTCTGGGGCCGTCGTCAAGGCTGCATGGCCGCGCCACCCCGCGGTACGTCGAAACCGAGAGCTCCTCCTCGGTGCATCTCTTCGAGAGGATGGACTCTGGGTTGTCCCTGAGCATGACGTCGCGTCATGGTGTGGAGCACGCCGAACGCGGCGTGGCTACGCCGGAACGCTCTTCCTCGAGCAACACGATGGCAACCATACAGAACCGTATCAGACCAAGCAACAATCTTCTCAATGAGGGCTCCCTACACCGATCTGCAGCAGAAGAAAGGAGGACTTCGCGCGGGAGGCAACAAGGCAGCGATGTTTCCAGCGCGGACATGTCCAGCAGCAGCATGTCCAGCGGCAGCAGAAGCTCATCGGGCGCCGCCAGCCTGTCTGCCTCCACGAGCCCGATGGCGTCGCCGGCGCCGCGTCCTTTTGCTAATCCCTACTACTACTCGCCACCGGTGATGACACGGGGCATTGCGCCGCCGGTGTACGCACCTGaggtgtcgcgctcaatgaggaGGCGACGTCGGCAGGAAATCCTGGAGAAGCGGGTGGCGCGGCTGCGGATGCTCAAGGACAAAATCGCCACGGTGTTCCATCACCGCCacgaccatcaccaccaccaccaccacctcgggGGCGGCCATGAGTCAGGCCCCTCGTCCAGGAGTGTCGTCCGCGGCGCAGGCCACTTCAACTCGCCGTGGCAGTACTTTACGAGCATGTTCCACCGCGCGAAAGGGAAAGATAAGAACGCTTGGAGCCGGACGGTGGTAGGCGTGCCGGAGAAGAGGCGCGGCGGTGGCGGGAACATGCACGCGCTATTTGACGCGGTGCAGCGGCACTTGAAGGGCAAGCGGAGGGCACCGGCAGGCATGAAACTGAGGAGGAAGGCCAGCCGGGTGCGGGGCAAGAAGATGCATTGGTGGCAGCGGGGCATGGCAGGGGTGACGGCGGGCAGTAGACCACGACGCCGTTTAGGACATGGAAAGGCAGGGTGGCTGTAG
- the LOC136497294 gene encoding protein ALP1-like — protein sequence MPTKRSCLQSQLDDSSSDDDDSFIASVAAIVHTFSNVKKQHGGSILGHRVIYHDREGGHARMFQDYLAENPTYGPDIFRRRYMMSRELFVHIMNEVEAHDDYFVHKRNGGGVLGLSCFQKITAAMRMLTYGVPTDATNEYMRIGESTTLESLRRFVAAVVEIFGEEYLRHPNEADIACLLAMGEQKGFPRMLGSIDCMHWAWKNCPYDKQGQYKGHVDKPTIILEAVASDDLWIWHAFFGMPGSHNDINVLHRSPLFDNLAEGRAPEVKYSVNGHDYTMGYYLADGIYPLWATLVKTINHPVGNKRQYFAKAQEAARKMVERGFGVLQSRFDIVREPARMWDPETLSMIMRACVIMHNMIVEDEGFVIDPNERFEDGGDNVEPDHGHAHRTLEEFIEAHKKIRDKETHVQLKEDLIEHLWNHHPDLY from the exons ATGCCTACGAAGAGATCCTGTCTTCAAAGCCAATTGGATGATTCATCATCTGATGATGATGACTCTTTCATTGCATCGGTTGCTGCAATTGTCCACACCTTTTCCAATGTCAAAAAACAACACGGTGGCTCCATCCTAGGTCATAGAGTTATTTACCATGATAGAGAAGGTGGACACGCTAGGATGTTTCAAGATTATTTGGCCGAGAATCCAACATACGGCCCGGATATATTCCGTCGAAG GTACATGATGTCTAGGGAGCTTTTCGTACACATAATGAATGAAGTAGAAGCACATGATGATTACTTTGTGCACAAAAGGAATGGGGGCGGTGTACTTGGATTGAGTTGCTTCCAAAAGATCACTGCCGCAATGCGTATGCTCACATATGGGGTTCCAACGGATGCGACTAATGAGTACATGCGCATTGGCGAAAGTACCACACTTGAGAGCTTACGTAGGTTTGTTGCCGCAGTGGTTGAAATTTTTGGAGAAGAGTACCTCAGACATCCCAATGAGGCGGACATAGCGTGCCTACTTGCAATGGGTGAGCAAAAAGGGTTTCCCAGAATGTTAGGGTCGATTGATTGTATGCATTGGGCGTGGAAGAACTGTCCATATGACAAACAAGGTCAGTACAAGGGGCATGTGGACAAGCCCACTATCATATTGGAGGCTGTTGCTTCGGATGATCTTTGGATATGGCATGCCTTCTTCGGAATGCCTGGATCTCATAATGACATCAACGTTCTTCATAGGTCTCCTTTGTTTGATAACTTGGCGGAAGGTAGAGCTCCTGAAGTTAAGTATTCTGTTAATGGCCATGATTACACAATGGGCTACTATCTTGCAGATGGTATATACCCCTTATGGGCTACTTTGGTCAAGACAATCAATCATCCTGTGGGTAACAAGAGGCAATATTTTGCCAAAGCGCAAGAAGCAGCGAGGAAGATGGTGGAGAGAGGTTTTGGGGTTCTTCAATCTAGGTTTGACATTGTTCGAGAACCAGCTCGCATGTGGGACCCAGAGACATTGTCAATGATCATGAGGGCTTGTGTGATCATGCACAACATGATTGTGGAAGATGAAGGATTTGTCATTGATCCTAACGAGCGTTTTGAGGACGGTGGTGACAATGTCGAACCCGATCATGGCCACGCTCATCGCACACTTGAGGAATTTATTGAGGCGCACAAAAAGATCCGAGACAAGGAAACACATGTGCAGTTGAAAGAAGACCTCATCGAACACCTGTGGAACCATCATCCAGATTTATATTAG